From one Idiomarina sp. X4 genomic stretch:
- the pepN gene encoding aminopeptidase N: MTQLPKAKYRKDYQQPEFTISTVDLTFELHPENTQVTNVMKVERQGNHTKPLVLDGEDITLNSVKVNSEVIPAEKWKVDNNQLILDIALDSFELTIENTVNPSANEALEGLYLAEGTYCTQCEAEGFRRISYFMDRPDVLATYRTTVIADKDGYPYLLSNGNRVEYQELDNGKHLAVWEDPHPKPSYLFALVAGNFDLLEDQFTTKDGRNVELQLFVDKGNLHRAPHAMESLKNAMKWDEERFNLVYDLDIYMVVAVDFFNMGAMENKGLNVFNAKYVLANPETATDQDFLNIESVIGHEYFHNWTGNRVTCRDWFQLSLKEGLTVFRDQEFSSDLGSRAVNRINDVKIIRSHQFAEDASPMAHPIRPDKVVQMNNFYTVTVYNKGAEVIRMIHTLLGESGFQKGMALYFERFDGQAVTCEDFVAAMEDANDADFGRFRNWYSQAGTPTVAVEQAYDSATKKLTLTLRQDTPATPGQKEKAPFHIPIKWSAYTLQGQPLELSDEHLIHLKDNELTLKFEGVSEQPVLSLFENFSAPVKVKRDISDDELRVLMAHSQDEFSRWDAAQTLFARIVEQAISNDAEVELDDQTATSCRNLLLGDSDPALISLALTLPSPATIGENFEVIPVENINRSLDSLKQKLASALKEDFIRVYKRSTTRHPYELSAQDIAARQLKKVCLSYLALTDGNNDLIEHEFDQADNLTDQLAALQAVVWSNHSLSKTFLDAFDKQWRGEKLVMDKWFSTQAVSNSETTVERVTELMSHPDFSIKNPNRVYSLLAAFSQNQAQFHRADGKGYQLVAEQIKVLNDFNPQVASRLLSAFVSWRRYDEKRQELMKAELKGIQSLPNLASDLFEKVESCLTE; this comes from the coding sequence ATGACACAGTTACCGAAAGCGAAGTATAGAAAAGATTATCAACAACCCGAATTCACTATTTCAACGGTTGATTTGACCTTTGAGTTACACCCTGAAAATACTCAGGTCACTAATGTCATGAAGGTTGAGCGCCAGGGCAACCACACTAAGCCGTTGGTGCTTGATGGCGAAGACATAACGCTGAATAGCGTCAAAGTGAATAGTGAGGTTATTCCAGCCGAAAAGTGGAAGGTTGATAACAACCAGTTGATACTCGATATCGCACTCGATAGCTTTGAGTTAACCATTGAAAATACAGTAAACCCAAGCGCTAATGAAGCGCTTGAAGGCTTGTATTTAGCTGAGGGTACTTACTGTACTCAGTGCGAAGCCGAAGGGTTTCGCCGCATCAGTTACTTCATGGACCGTCCTGACGTCTTGGCAACATACCGCACAACTGTCATAGCCGATAAAGACGGGTACCCGTATTTGCTCTCAAATGGTAATCGTGTTGAATATCAGGAACTGGACAATGGTAAACATTTAGCCGTCTGGGAAGACCCCCACCCAAAACCCAGCTATTTATTTGCCTTGGTCGCAGGGAACTTCGATTTGCTGGAAGACCAATTCACAACCAAAGACGGCAGAAACGTTGAGCTTCAGCTCTTTGTTGATAAGGGAAATCTGCATCGAGCACCACACGCCATGGAATCGCTTAAAAATGCCATGAAGTGGGACGAAGAGCGCTTTAACTTAGTGTATGACCTCGACATTTATATGGTTGTTGCTGTCGATTTCTTTAATATGGGTGCGATGGAAAACAAAGGCTTAAACGTCTTTAACGCCAAATATGTATTAGCAAATCCGGAAACAGCGACAGACCAGGACTTTTTGAACATTGAATCGGTTATCGGTCATGAATATTTTCATAACTGGACGGGTAACCGGGTGACTTGCCGTGATTGGTTTCAGTTATCGCTGAAAGAAGGTTTAACTGTTTTTCGTGACCAAGAGTTCAGTTCGGATTTAGGCTCTCGCGCAGTCAATCGCATTAACGATGTGAAGATCATTAGAAGCCATCAGTTTGCAGAAGACGCGAGTCCAATGGCGCATCCTATTCGCCCGGATAAAGTTGTTCAAATGAACAACTTTTATACTGTCACGGTGTATAACAAGGGCGCAGAAGTCATTCGTATGATTCATACCTTGTTAGGCGAATCGGGTTTTCAAAAGGGCATGGCGCTGTACTTTGAGCGCTTTGATGGCCAAGCCGTTACTTGTGAAGACTTTGTTGCCGCCATGGAAGACGCTAACGACGCAGACTTCGGTCGCTTTCGCAACTGGTATTCACAAGCGGGCACTCCAACCGTTGCCGTAGAGCAAGCGTACGACTCAGCAACAAAAAAACTGACCTTAACCTTGCGTCAGGACACGCCGGCAACCCCTGGACAAAAAGAAAAAGCACCTTTTCATATTCCGATTAAATGGTCGGCATACACGTTACAAGGCCAACCACTGGAGTTGTCCGACGAACACTTAATTCACCTTAAAGACAATGAGCTCACACTGAAGTTTGAAGGTGTTTCAGAGCAACCCGTTTTGTCGTTATTCGAGAATTTCTCAGCCCCTGTGAAAGTAAAACGTGATATCAGTGACGATGAGTTACGAGTATTAATGGCACATAGTCAAGATGAGTTTAGCCGCTGGGACGCAGCGCAAACTTTGTTTGCTCGGATAGTAGAGCAGGCGATATCAAATGACGCGGAGGTTGAGTTAGACGATCAAACGGCGACGTCTTGTCGTAACTTACTGCTCGGTGACAGTGATCCGGCGTTGATATCGTTAGCTTTAACGTTGCCAAGCCCTGCAACTATTGGTGAAAACTTTGAGGTCATTCCAGTTGAGAACATCAACAGAAGCTTAGATAGTCTTAAGCAAAAACTGGCGAGTGCATTAAAAGAGGACTTTATTCGCGTCTATAAACGCAGTACAACCCGTCATCCTTATGAGCTATCGGCGCAAGATATTGCTGCACGACAACTCAAGAAAGTCTGTTTGAGTTATCTCGCATTAACTGATGGCAATAATGACCTAATTGAGCATGAATTTGATCAGGCCGATAACCTGACTGATCAGCTAGCGGCGCTGCAAGCCGTGGTTTGGTCAAATCATTCGTTGTCGAAAACGTTCCTGGACGCTTTTGATAAACAGTGGCGGGGGGAGAAGTTGGTGATGGACAAGTGGTTCAGTACTCAGGCGGTTTCTAATAGCGAAACTACTGTCGAGCGGGTTACTGAGCTCATGTCTCATCCGGACTTCAGCATTAAGAATCCAAACCGAGTTTATTCGTTGCTGGCGGCTTTCTCACAGAATCAGGCTCAGTTCCATCGGGCGGATGGTAAGGGCTATCAGTTGGTTGCAGAACAAATTAAAGTATTGAATGACTTTAACCCTCAGGTAGCATCACGGCTACTGTCTGCGTTTGTTAGCTGGCGTCGCTATGACGAAAAACGTCAAGAGCTAATGAAAGCCGAGTTGAAAGGCATTCAGTCTTTACCGAACTTAGCCAGCGATTTGTTTGAAAAAGTCGAAAGTTGTCTAACTGAATAA
- the pyrD gene encoding quinone-dependent dihydroorotate dehydrogenase: MYGVIRSWLFRQDAERTHEFALGVLKRWYNTPLSLFWKQSVPEKPCEVMGIRFPNPVGLAAGLDKNGECIDAFGQMGFGFIEIGTITPVAQPGNDKPRLFRLVDDEAIINRMGFNNEGVDKLLENVKATSYKGVLGINIGKNKVTPEEEAINDYLICLEKVYPYADYVTINISSPNTPGLRNLQHGSALDDLLSKLKTSQSELHKKHGRYVPLVVKIAPDLTGEEISVMAKSLLNAGIDGVIATNTTLSRDHLTDSQASEAGGLSGRPLQDKSSDVIRQLHSELQGKMPIIGVGGINSADAAKEKLAAGASLVQVYTGFIYHGPKLIKDIVNGL, translated from the coding sequence ATGTACGGAGTCATTCGTTCATGGCTGTTTCGCCAAGATGCCGAGCGCACGCATGAGTTTGCGCTCGGTGTTTTAAAACGCTGGTATAACACGCCTTTATCATTATTTTGGAAGCAAAGTGTTCCAGAGAAACCCTGCGAGGTAATGGGTATTCGCTTTCCCAACCCAGTTGGTTTAGCTGCGGGGTTGGACAAAAATGGCGAATGCATTGACGCTTTCGGCCAAATGGGATTTGGCTTTATTGAAATAGGGACTATCACGCCGGTGGCACAGCCGGGTAATGACAAGCCACGCTTATTCCGATTAGTAGATGACGAAGCAATTATTAATCGAATGGGTTTCAATAACGAAGGCGTCGATAAGCTGTTAGAGAATGTTAAAGCGACGTCTTATAAAGGCGTGCTTGGTATAAACATCGGCAAAAACAAAGTCACTCCTGAAGAAGAGGCCATTAACGATTATCTCATTTGTCTCGAGAAAGTTTATCCATACGCTGATTATGTCACCATTAATATTTCATCGCCGAACACGCCTGGGTTACGAAACTTACAACACGGCAGTGCGCTGGATGACTTGCTAAGTAAACTGAAAACATCTCAGTCAGAGCTGCATAAAAAGCACGGTCGTTATGTGCCATTGGTGGTAAAAATCGCACCCGACTTAACAGGCGAAGAGATTTCAGTAATGGCAAAGTCGCTGCTTAATGCCGGTATTGATGGTGTGATCGCCACGAACACCACGCTGTCCCGTGATCATTTAACCGACTCACAAGCGTCTGAAGCCGGTGGTCTTAGCGGGCGTCCGTTGCAAGATAAAAGCTCCGATGTTATTCGACAGCTTCACAGTGAGTTGCAGGGTAAAATGCCCATTATTGGGGTAGGAGGCATCAATAGTGCCGATGCTGCTAAGGAAAAATTGGCTGCCGGAGCTAGCTTAGTCCAGGTGTATACCGGATTCATTTATCACGGGCCGAAACTTATTAAAGACATTGTTAACGGCTTGTAA
- a CDS encoding DUF2835 family protein — protein sequence MIIEYVFSLSMSYQEYCDVYYNKGFQQVVVTTDNGTRVAIPAGRFIKFIDSQGIRGRFRLQVDENQKFVDLSRI from the coding sequence GTGATCATCGAGTATGTCTTTAGTTTGTCAATGAGCTATCAGGAATACTGTGATGTTTACTACAATAAAGGGTTTCAGCAAGTCGTTGTAACCACTGATAATGGCACGCGGGTCGCTATTCCCGCGGGCCGCTTTATAAAGTTTATTGATAGCCAAGGCATAAGAGGTCGCTTTCGCTTACAAGTCGATGAAAATCAAAAATTTGTTGATTTAAGTCGCATTTAA
- a CDS encoding NAD-glutamate dehydrogenase, giving the protein MSLVDSQSPVLLEKVVELINKKVPAPQAHLVADFAKRLYRNIASDDLTNRHDSDMYGAVLGLWHSFNEYTPGDKALIKVYNPDVPTDGWESPHTIVEIIQSDMPFMVDSVRMALSRLGITSHLLLHMPISHKRDKSHQVTELQKPGTRSNDNYVDTVFLIEIDRQTSKEEIKTLKKELVSVMEEISLAVEDWKLMRERLQDVAKELDNDFYPGDKVYKNEAKKFLKWLADDNFTLTGYRKYELSPVKGDYELKQIKDSSLGLMKNSVSDKGRLVSSLPEDAREIIQNDRLLLLTKTNSKSRVHRPAYSDYIGIKRFNEKGEVIGEHRFIGLYSASFYNNSTSDIPLVSEKISRVLEMSGFAPQSHAAKALLNILETYPRDEIVQAEEDDLLEVGLGVLQMQERDMTRVFLRRDIFGRFMSCMVYVPKERYNTLLRERTQSILARTFKTEYDVDFTTYFSESSLARTHYTVRLSDSHQMINVKDLEQNLIEAARTWEDNFERILQSTYGEAQATRLNKRYSSAFPRAYKEDVLPSVAISDIKQLESLDDDHKLGMVLYRAQEEKDDSKHLHLKLFHKDEPIHLSDVLPMLENFGLRVIGESPYQIKAADGNVFWVLDFQMLHTAGSLDLEESRETFQNAFAKVWDGQLEDDGFNRLVLGAGMNGRQATILRMLAKYMRQIGTTFSQSYIESTFSKYPLLAKLVVKMFYTKFEPGTKDVDKKLEALHTRINTELDNVANLDDDRIIRRYVELIDAALRTNFFQSDEGGKDKPYISLKFLPEMVPEMPLPLPKFEIFVYSPRVEGVHLRGGKVARGGLRWSDRREDFRTEILGLVKAQQVKNTVIVPVGAKGGFICKALPEDREGFIAEGQACYKTFIRALLDITDNIVEGEIIPPKDVVRHDEDDPYLVVAADKGTATFSDIANGISAEYNFWLGDAFASGGSVGYDHKKMGITARGAWESVKRHFREMGIDCQTTDFTCVAVGDMGGDVFGNGMLLSKHTRLQAAFNHMHIFIDPEPDAASSWNERDRLFKMPRSSWDDYNRELISKGGGVFSRSAKAIELTPEIKKMIGTNKKSMTPNELIKACLTMEVDLIWNGGIGTYVKGKAETDTDVGDRANDALRVNGRELKAKVVGEGGNLGFTQLGRIEFAQKGGRINTDFVDNVGGVDCSDNEVNIKILLNGLVNSGDLTQKQRDKLLYDMTEEVAEIVLDDCNRQTQSLSVTALRGADQVKELQRFIHQLERDGALNRQLEFLPDDDELAERQASNQGLTRPELSVLTAYGKMVLKEQLITDEITEDPYHARELFDSFPVPLRERFAEAMTSHPLKGQIIATKLANNIVNDMGPNFVFRKQEATGASVAEVASAYVVARECFKVEELTDKIEALNNKVPAEVQNDVLFQLRRMVRRATRWFLRHRNPTLNGIQEHLDFYMGAFDDLRKNCLKYMIEDEAKVIEETIEKYKEHGFPAELAKQVSSLSTIFSAMDLAEVANDSGQNLKTVGTLYFRLGAELNLHWFLTQINNQPVANHWQALARAAFREELDWQQRSLTQVVLKATSDAKDPEKMISEWVEKNETLLYRWQQMLSDFKTTKSHEFAKFSVALRELMLLSHNCAPKVSN; this is encoded by the coding sequence ATGTCGTTGGTCGATAGTCAATCTCCGGTTTTACTGGAAAAAGTCGTTGAATTGATAAATAAGAAAGTTCCAGCTCCTCAGGCGCATTTAGTTGCAGATTTTGCCAAACGGTTATACCGAAACATAGCGAGTGATGATTTAACCAATCGTCACGACAGCGATATGTACGGTGCTGTCTTAGGACTTTGGCATAGCTTTAACGAATATACTCCGGGCGATAAAGCACTCATAAAAGTTTATAACCCAGATGTGCCAACTGACGGTTGGGAATCGCCGCATACTATCGTCGAAATTATTCAAAGCGATATGCCGTTTATGGTCGACTCAGTTCGCATGGCGTTATCGCGTCTGGGCATTACATCACACTTGCTGTTGCATATGCCGATTAGCCATAAGCGCGACAAGAGCCATCAAGTTACAGAGTTACAAAAGCCGGGCACACGTAGCAACGATAACTACGTGGATACCGTATTTTTAATCGAAATTGACCGTCAAACCAGCAAAGAGGAAATTAAAACACTGAAAAAAGAGCTGGTTTCTGTCATGGAAGAAATTAGCCTTGCGGTGGAAGATTGGAAGCTCATGCGTGAGCGTTTACAGGATGTCGCTAAAGAGCTCGATAACGATTTCTACCCAGGTGACAAAGTCTACAAAAACGAAGCGAAAAAGTTTTTAAAGTGGCTAGCCGACGACAACTTCACATTAACTGGTTACCGTAAATACGAGCTCAGCCCTGTAAAAGGCGACTATGAGCTAAAACAAATTAAAGATTCCAGTCTTGGCTTAATGAAGAACTCGGTCAGCGATAAAGGCCGTCTGGTCTCATCGCTGCCGGAAGATGCTCGTGAAATAATCCAGAATGATCGATTGTTGTTGCTGACGAAGACGAACTCTAAATCGAGAGTTCACCGCCCGGCATATTCTGACTATATCGGCATTAAACGTTTCAATGAAAAGGGCGAGGTTATTGGCGAGCACCGTTTTATCGGGCTTTACTCAGCGAGTTTCTACAATAACAGCACCTCCGATATTCCGTTGGTCAGTGAAAAAATCTCGCGAGTGCTGGAAATGTCAGGTTTTGCGCCACAGTCCCATGCGGCTAAAGCGTTGCTGAATATTTTAGAAACCTACCCACGTGATGAAATTGTACAGGCCGAAGAAGACGACTTATTAGAGGTCGGCCTTGGTGTGCTGCAAATGCAGGAGCGTGATATGACGCGGGTGTTCTTGCGTCGCGATATCTTTGGTCGTTTCATGTCGTGCATGGTGTACGTACCTAAAGAACGCTATAACACTTTACTGCGTGAACGTACGCAAAGCATTTTAGCAAGAACGTTCAAAACGGAATACGACGTTGATTTTACAACGTATTTTTCAGAGTCCTCGCTGGCAAGAACCCACTATACGGTTCGCTTAAGCGATAGTCATCAGATGATTAACGTGAAAGATTTGGAGCAAAACTTGATTGAAGCAGCACGCACCTGGGAAGATAACTTCGAAAGAATTCTGCAGTCAACGTATGGTGAAGCTCAGGCGACGCGACTCAACAAGCGTTATTCTTCAGCGTTCCCACGCGCCTACAAAGAAGACGTTCTGCCATCGGTGGCCATTTCAGATATTAAGCAGCTTGAGTCGCTAGACGACGATCACAAGCTGGGTATGGTGCTGTACAGGGCTCAGGAAGAAAAAGATGACAGCAAACATCTTCATTTAAAGCTATTCCATAAAGACGAACCGATTCATCTATCTGACGTGCTGCCAATGCTCGAGAACTTTGGCTTGCGTGTCATTGGTGAAAGCCCGTATCAAATAAAAGCAGCTGACGGCAATGTATTTTGGGTGCTGGATTTCCAAATGCTTCATACGGCTGGTTCACTTGATTTAGAAGAAAGTCGCGAAACCTTCCAGAATGCTTTTGCCAAAGTATGGGACGGGCAGCTTGAAGACGACGGCTTCAACCGTTTAGTGCTAGGGGCCGGGATGAATGGCCGCCAAGCGACCATTTTACGTATGCTGGCTAAGTACATGCGTCAAATTGGTACCACTTTCAGCCAAAGCTACATTGAAAGTACGTTCAGCAAATACCCGTTACTGGCTAAATTGGTTGTAAAAATGTTCTACACCAAGTTTGAGCCAGGCACAAAAGACGTTGATAAAAAGCTTGAGGCGTTGCATACGCGTATCAATACCGAGCTGGATAACGTTGCTAACTTAGATGATGACCGTATTATTCGTCGTTACGTCGAGTTAATTGACGCGGCGCTTAGAACAAACTTTTTCCAAAGTGATGAAGGTGGCAAAGACAAACCTTATATCTCACTGAAGTTTTTACCGGAAATGGTACCGGAAATGCCGTTACCATTACCGAAGTTTGAAATTTTTGTTTACTCACCGCGTGTTGAAGGTGTTCACTTACGTGGAGGTAAGGTAGCCCGTGGTGGCCTGCGTTGGTCCGACAGACGTGAAGACTTCCGTACTGAAATTTTAGGTTTGGTCAAAGCACAACAGGTGAAGAACACCGTTATTGTTCCGGTCGGTGCCAAGGGTGGATTCATTTGTAAGGCGCTACCGGAAGACCGGGAAGGCTTCATAGCAGAAGGCCAGGCGTGCTACAAAACTTTCATTCGCGCATTACTGGATATTACTGACAACATTGTTGAAGGCGAAATTATTCCGCCTAAAGACGTTGTCCGTCATGACGAGGATGACCCATATTTAGTAGTTGCAGCCGATAAAGGCACCGCGACATTCTCTGATATCGCTAACGGTATTTCTGCTGAGTATAATTTCTGGTTGGGTGATGCGTTTGCCTCAGGCGGCTCAGTAGGTTATGACCACAAGAAGATGGGGATTACCGCGCGTGGTGCTTGGGAATCCGTTAAACGTCATTTCCGTGAAATGGGCATTGATTGCCAAACCACAGACTTTACTTGTGTTGCTGTAGGCGATATGGGTGGTGATGTATTTGGTAACGGTATGCTGTTGTCGAAGCACACACGCTTGCAAGCAGCATTTAACCATATGCATATTTTCATTGACCCTGAACCAGATGCGGCCAGCTCCTGGAATGAGCGAGATCGACTTTTCAAAATGCCACGCTCAAGCTGGGATGATTACAACAGAGAGTTAATTTCAAAAGGCGGCGGGGTTTTCTCACGAAGTGCGAAAGCTATCGAATTGACACCTGAAATTAAAAAGATGATTGGCACCAACAAGAAGTCCATGACACCGAACGAGCTGATCAAAGCTTGCTTGACCATGGAGGTCGATCTTATCTGGAACGGCGGCATTGGCACTTATGTTAAAGGTAAAGCGGAAACCGATACTGACGTCGGCGACCGCGCAAATGACGCGTTACGTGTTAACGGCCGCGAACTCAAAGCAAAAGTTGTGGGTGAGGGCGGTAACCTTGGCTTCACCCAACTTGGTCGTATTGAATTTGCGCAGAAAGGTGGACGCATTAATACCGACTTTGTCGATAACGTCGGTGGCGTCGACTGCTCGGATAACGAAGTTAACATTAAGATTTTGCTGAACGGTCTGGTCAACAGTGGCGACTTAACACAGAAGCAGCGTGACAAGTTACTGTATGACATGACTGAAGAAGTCGCTGAGATTGTTCTGGATGACTGTAATCGTCAAACGCAGTCGTTATCGGTCACTGCGCTGCGTGGCGCTGATCAAGTTAAAGAGTTGCAACGCTTTATCCATCAGTTGGAACGTGATGGCGCACTTAACCGCCAACTAGAGTTCTTACCGGATGATGATGAACTTGCAGAACGTCAGGCGTCAAACCAAGGCTTGACACGCCCAGAGCTCTCAGTGTTGACCGCTTACGGTAAAATGGTATTGAAAGAGCAGTTGATCACTGACGAGATCACTGAAGATCCATACCACGCTCGTGAGCTGTTTGACTCTTTCCCTGTGCCATTACGCGAGCGCTTCGCTGAAGCCATGACATCGCACCCGCTGAAAGGGCAAATCATAGCAACTAAGCTGGCCAACAACATTGTTAATGACATGGGGCCAAACTTTGTATTCCGTAAGCAAGAAGCAACAGGTGCCAGTGTTGCGGAAGTTGCGTCTGCTTATGTTGTTGCTCGTGAATGTTTTAAAGTTGAAGAGCTAACCGACAAAATTGAAGCGCTTAACAACAAAGTCCCAGCGGAAGTTCAGAACGATGTTCTATTCCAGCTACGCCGCATGGTACGCCGCGCAACGCGTTGGTTCTTGCGTCATCGTAACCCAACGTTAAACGGCATCCAGGAACATTTAGATTTCTATATGGGCGCGTTTGATGACCTTCGCAAAAACTGTCTGAAGTACATGATTGAAGACGAAGCGAAAGTTATTGAAGAGACCATTGAGAAATACAAAGAGCATGGCTTCCCGGCTGAACTCGCTAAGCAGGTGTCTAGCCTGAGTACGATATTCTCTGCAATGGACTTAGCTGAGGTGGCAAATGATAGTGGGCAAAACCTGAAGACAGTTGGAACGCTGTATTTCCGCTTAGGCGCAGAACTGAACTTGCACTGGTTCTTAACGCAAATTAATAACCAGCCTGTAGCTAACCACTGGCAAGCATTGGCGCGTGCCGCTTTCCGCGAAGAGCTGGATTGGCAGCAACGCTCGCTAACGCAGGTCGTGCTAAAAGCAACGTCTGATGCGAAAGATCCAGAGAAGATGATAAGCGAGTGGGTCGAGAAGAACGAAACCTTGCTGTACCGTTGGCAGCAAATGCTTTCAGATTTCAAAACCACCAAGAGTCATGAATTTGCTAAGTTCTCAGTCGCATTACGTGAATTAATGTTGCTTAGCCATAACTGCGCACCGAAAGTGTCCAACTGA